A window of Lacibacter sediminis contains these coding sequences:
- a CDS encoding RagB/SusD family nutrient uptake outer membrane protein: MNKYIFQFGLIILLAFSAGCKKNVLQDGSTTEGNITEEQVWGNDSYARGFLNNAYFNVPSGFDLDGDGAMLASASDEAVNSNANSSINIINNGTWSSLRTFDNVYSSMYDGLRKVNLFLVKVPTAVIIPTAELTTMTNADTGFVAQIKRLQGEAYFLRAMFHFELVKRYGAVTLATRVFERTEDLNLPKNTFEECVAQVVKDCDSAIALLPTWTQSWSAANRGRATKTAALALRSRMLLYAASPLYNTTNDVSKWQLAANTAKALIDSNKHQLISPYTNIFNFGAAAYNNEVIFATQASNRNDIEINNAPISYDGARGRTNPIQEFVDAFEMTNGKTITDPTSGYNPNNPYNARDPRLALTVNYNTRVFKGRAVETFVGGNDGLNRNTNATRTGYYMRKFLSEAVTWNQASNTSARRPWVLFRYAEVLLNYAEALNEAQGPVADVYTNVNRVRARSGVAMPALPAGLTKDQMRLRIQNERRIELCFEGHRFFDVRRWKLGEALLNTPVTGMRITKDANNVLQYERFQVENRVFLARNYLYPFSQNDINRQPALIQNTGY, from the coding sequence ATGAATAAATATATTTTCCAATTCGGTCTCATCATCCTCCTTGCTTTCTCGGCAGGTTGTAAAAAGAATGTTTTACAGGATGGAAGTACAACAGAAGGGAACATTACCGAAGAGCAGGTGTGGGGTAATGATAGTTATGCCAGAGGATTTTTGAATAATGCCTATTTCAATGTGCCTTCAGGTTTTGATCTGGATGGCGATGGTGCTATGCTGGCTTCAGCCAGTGATGAAGCTGTAAACTCCAATGCAAATTCATCGATCAATATTATTAATAACGGAACCTGGAGCTCACTGCGTACGTTCGATAATGTTTACAGCAGTATGTATGATGGTTTGCGAAAAGTAAATCTGTTTCTCGTAAAAGTTCCTACTGCAGTGATTATTCCTACAGCTGAGTTAACAACAATGACCAATGCTGATACAGGATTTGTTGCGCAGATAAAACGTTTACAAGGTGAAGCATATTTTCTCCGTGCAATGTTTCATTTTGAATTGGTAAAGCGTTACGGTGCTGTTACATTGGCTACAAGAGTATTTGAACGTACAGAAGATCTCAACTTACCAAAGAATACGTTCGAAGAATGTGTGGCACAAGTGGTAAAAGATTGCGATTCTGCTATTGCATTACTTCCCACCTGGACCCAATCGTGGAGTGCTGCCAATCGGGGAAGAGCAACAAAAACTGCGGCATTAGCTTTGCGATCAAGAATGTTATTGTATGCTGCAAGTCCGTTGTATAACACAACGAATGATGTAAGCAAATGGCAACTGGCAGCGAATACAGCAAAGGCCTTGATTGATTCAAATAAACACCAACTTATTTCTCCTTATACCAACATCTTTAATTTTGGTGCAGCAGCTTATAACAATGAAGTGATTTTTGCAACACAGGCATCCAACAGAAATGATATTGAGATCAATAATGCGCCTATCAGTTATGATGGTGCAAGAGGCCGCACAAATCCTATTCAGGAATTTGTAGATGCGTTTGAAATGACGAATGGCAAAACAATCACTGATCCTACTTCAGGATATAATCCTAACAACCCCTACAATGCACGTGATCCACGTCTTGCATTGACTGTTAATTACAACACACGTGTATTTAAAGGTCGTGCTGTAGAAACATTTGTTGGTGGTAACGATGGGTTGAACAGAAATACCAACGCCACACGTACCGGTTATTATATGCGTAAATTTTTAAGCGAAGCAGTCACATGGAATCAGGCATCGAATACCAGTGCAAGACGCCCCTGGGTTTTGTTTCGCTATGCAGAAGTATTGCTCAACTATGCAGAAGCACTCAACGAAGCACAGGGACCGGTTGCTGATGTGTATACAAATGTAAATCGTGTTCGTGCACGTTCAGGTGTGGCCATGCCTGCATTGCCTGCCGGTTTAACGAAAGATCAGATGCGCCTACGTATCCAAAACGAACGCAGAATTGAATTGTGTTTTGAAGGTCACCGTTTCTTTGATGTACGTCGTTGGAAATTGGGCGAAGCCTTATTAAATACACCTGTAACAGGTATGCGTATTACAAAAGATGCGAATAACGTATTGCAATACGAACGTTTCCAGGTAGAGAACAGAGTATTTCTTGCAAGGAATTATCTCTATCCATTTTCACAAAACGATATTAACCGCCAACCGGCATTGATTCAAAACACAGGCTACTAA
- a CDS encoding endo-1,4-beta-xylanase, with protein sequence MKRIIYAIVVLLLVSSCKKGSKPGGTTVPVIPASDTSLQKMLPFKFGGAVNINLLRTNTKYADVAKHEYNSITAENAMKFGALHPQENTYNWTDADYLVNFAQTNGAKRVHGHTLIWHQSLPSWVTNYSGDSAAFENIMKTHIQTVVTRFKGKVTSWDVVNEAFEDSGVLRNSIWRQKLGDDYIARCFQYANQADPDAILFYNDYGHEYSSAKRTAITNMITDFKNRGIPIHGTGMQFHMTVTQSDANISTAINAAAATGLKVHIAELDIRLNNDKVQGLTFTTAMATQQAAKYGYVVKTFNAIPAAQKYGITTWNVGDADSWVPGWLGAPDWPLPFDAVYKRKPAYYSIINAVK encoded by the coding sequence ATGAAACGAATTATTTATGCAATCGTAGTATTGCTGCTGGTATCGTCATGCAAAAAAGGAAGTAAGCCCGGAGGTACAACTGTGCCGGTTATTCCTGCATCGGATACCAGTTTACAGAAAATGCTGCCGTTTAAGTTTGGAGGCGCAGTAAACATCAATCTGCTCCGTACAAATACAAAGTATGCTGATGTTGCAAAGCATGAGTATAACAGTATCACTGCAGAAAATGCCATGAAGTTTGGCGCATTGCATCCGCAGGAGAATACATATAACTGGACCGATGCTGATTACCTCGTAAATTTTGCACAAACAAATGGTGCAAAGAGAGTGCATGGTCATACGCTCATCTGGCATCAATCGTTACCATCATGGGTTACAAATTACTCCGGTGATTCTGCAGCGTTTGAAAACATCATGAAGACACATATTCAAACAGTGGTAACTCGTTTCAAAGGAAAAGTTACTTCCTGGGATGTGGTGAACGAAGCATTTGAAGATAGCGGCGTATTGCGTAACAGCATCTGGCGACAAAAATTAGGTGATGATTATATTGCCCGTTGTTTCCAGTATGCCAATCAAGCCGATCCTGATGCGATCCTTTTTTATAATGATTATGGGCATGAATACAGTTCAGCAAAACGTACTGCCATTACAAATATGATCACCGATTTTAAGAATCGTGGAATACCAATTCATGGAACAGGCATGCAGTTTCATATGACGGTAACGCAAAGCGATGCTAACATAAGTACTGCAATCAATGCTGCTGCAGCTACAGGATTAAAAGTCCATATCGCAGAACTTGATATAAGGTTGAATAATGACAAAGTACAGGGTTTAACATTTACAACGGCCATGGCAACACAACAGGCTGCCAAGTATGGTTATGTTGTAAAAACATTTAACGCAATACCTGCAGCTCAAAAATATGGTATCACTACCTGGAATGTAGGCGATGCTGATTCGTGGGTTCCGGGATGGTTAGGTGCTCCTGATTGGCCATTACCATTTG